The Sediminispirochaeta smaragdinae DSM 11293 genome has a segment encoding these proteins:
- the bet gene encoding phage recombination protein Bet has translation MNDLQSQDVVSENKIIQYMEASGIGNNLNDHEKRQFIEVAKAYQLNPFKREIYCVAYGEGDNRRLSIITGYEVYLKRAERTQKLDGWSVETAGSIRTRSLRAIVTIHRKDWQNPFVHEAWWIEYKQNNRMWNEKPVTMIKKVAIAQAFRFCFPDEFGGMPYTADELSDEETGYRDVTEEQGTPPVQEEESTKVPEHSEAAAQDPDAKVREDFKHRLDGAFLGKLITREERNTMVANSKKHSGKTLDSYIRMVEKRLYGQQQRAGQRPPISGNGSGDPQTPEPEELEIF, from the coding sequence GTGAACGATCTGCAGAGTCAGGACGTGGTTTCCGAGAACAAGATCATCCAATACATGGAAGCTTCGGGAATCGGCAACAACCTCAACGATCATGAAAAACGGCAGTTTATCGAGGTGGCCAAGGCCTACCAGCTAAACCCCTTCAAACGTGAAATATACTGTGTGGCCTACGGGGAAGGAGATAACCGGAGGCTGTCGATCATAACAGGCTACGAGGTCTATCTCAAACGGGCGGAGCGAACCCAAAAGCTTGACGGGTGGAGTGTCGAAACGGCCGGATCGATCAGAACTCGCTCTCTCAGAGCCATTGTTACCATTCACCGGAAGGACTGGCAGAATCCCTTTGTACATGAAGCGTGGTGGATTGAGTACAAGCAGAACAACCGTATGTGGAACGAGAAGCCGGTGACCATGATCAAGAAGGTGGCCATCGCCCAGGCCTTCCGGTTTTGTTTTCCCGATGAGTTTGGAGGCATGCCGTATACCGCAGATGAGCTTTCCGACGAAGAAACCGGATACCGAGATGTTACCGAGGAACAGGGTACTCCGCCGGTACAGGAAGAAGAATCTACCAAGGTTCCGGAGCACTCCGAGGCTGCCGCCCAGGATCCGGATGCAAAGGTTCGGGAGGATTTCAAGCACAGACTTGACGGGGCATTTCTCGGGAAACTGATCACCAGGGAAGAAAGAAACACGATGGTTGCAAACAGCAAGAAGCACTCTGGGAAGACGCTCGACTCTTACATTCGGATGGTAGAGAAGAGGCTCTATGGTCAGCAGCAGAGAGCAGGGCAGAGGCCTCCTATATCGGGTAACGGCTCCGGGGATCCGCAGACGCCGGAGCCTGAAGAGTTGGAAATCTTTTAA
- a CDS encoding terminase large subunit, which translates to MMWKRLVLVGLLMSSLFTYRQYAQDVASGKIVTCRWVKLAVARWEKDLLRQNTPEFPYYFDEKCANRYISFAQELEHTQGFSGKIVLEPWQQFAWANIFGWKSTATGLRRFRKAYREVARKNGKTVEGAAMMNACFHLDKEIGAEEFFLAVDRNQAKKGYDEAVRQNLRNPTLSRLTKEYRSSKRLVKINDPAAFMTPVSRDHKSQDSWNPHAILVDEYHAHATNELINVYESGMGARRQPLTIIITTAGTNINGPAYQEERTLVTKILEGSIEPVPEHIWGIIYSLDEGDRWEDPAVWIKSNPNMGVSFYRDYLEKRIAEAKGSPRKASDVLTKNFNIWLSSPTRWMDHSVWMRGSAPVAEEELVGRGARGGLDLSMTTDITALCWAFGEKDGRYPLLWRFFIPEEGLLDRCHRDQVDYRSWIDEGWMIATPGQTVNYEIVLEVLRQDANTFGGRSIGYDPWHAGEFERELEGEIELVKYPQRYSGMTVPTQLFERMVIDGKIAHGDNPVASWMMSNVELKDDRQGNIMPMKPKRDSYGKRIDGIVAAIMALHQVVENGSDGSVYDSQEVLVL; encoded by the coding sequence ATGATGTGGAAACGACTCGTACTTGTGGGGCTTTTGATGAGTAGCCTTTTTACCTACCGCCAGTATGCCCAGGATGTTGCAAGCGGGAAGATCGTTACCTGCAGGTGGGTGAAGCTTGCCGTGGCCAGGTGGGAGAAGGACCTCTTACGGCAGAATACTCCGGAGTTCCCCTACTACTTTGATGAGAAATGTGCCAACAGGTATATCAGCTTTGCCCAGGAGCTTGAGCACACGCAAGGCTTCAGCGGGAAGATCGTACTTGAACCCTGGCAACAGTTTGCCTGGGCGAACATCTTCGGATGGAAAAGTACGGCCACGGGCCTGAGGAGGTTTCGAAAGGCATACCGGGAGGTAGCAAGGAAGAACGGGAAGACGGTCGAAGGGGCTGCAATGATGAACGCCTGCTTCCACCTCGATAAAGAGATCGGGGCCGAAGAGTTCTTTCTGGCGGTGGACCGGAACCAGGCGAAGAAAGGCTATGACGAGGCGGTACGGCAGAACCTTCGGAATCCTACGCTATCGCGGCTTACCAAGGAGTACCGATCCTCAAAACGCCTTGTAAAGATCAATGATCCTGCGGCCTTCATGACTCCGGTCTCAAGAGATCACAAGAGTCAGGACTCATGGAACCCTCACGCGATCTTAGTGGATGAGTACCATGCCCACGCGACCAATGAGCTGATCAACGTGTATGAGTCGGGCATGGGAGCCAGGCGTCAGCCCTTAACGATCATCATTACCACGGCCGGGACGAACATCAACGGGCCTGCCTATCAGGAAGAGCGCACGCTCGTTACAAAGATCCTTGAAGGAAGTATCGAGCCGGTTCCGGAACACATCTGGGGGATCATCTACAGCCTGGATGAGGGGGACAGGTGGGAAGATCCTGCGGTGTGGATCAAAAGCAACCCGAACATGGGGGTGAGCTTTTACCGCGACTACCTTGAAAAGCGTATTGCAGAGGCCAAGGGATCGCCCCGGAAAGCCAGCGATGTTTTGACCAAGAACTTCAACATATGGCTGTCCTCTCCCACCCGGTGGATGGACCATTCGGTATGGATGCGGGGAAGCGCTCCTGTTGCCGAAGAAGAGCTTGTCGGACGAGGGGCCCGTGGCGGGCTTGATCTGTCGATGACAACAGATATCACGGCCCTGTGTTGGGCATTCGGTGAGAAGGACGGACGGTATCCGCTGTTATGGCGGTTTTTCATACCGGAAGAGGGATTACTTGATCGCTGTCACCGTGACCAGGTTGACTACCGGTCGTGGATCGATGAGGGGTGGATGATCGCAACACCGGGACAGACGGTCAACTACGAGATCGTGTTAGAGGTCTTGCGGCAGGATGCGAACACCTTCGGCGGCCGGTCGATCGGATACGATCCGTGGCATGCCGGAGAGTTTGAGCGGGAACTTGAGGGAGAGATCGAGCTTGTCAAATATCCTCAACGGTATTCGGGGATGACGGTTCCTACTCAGCTGTTTGAGCGGATGGTGATCGACGGGAAGATCGCTCACGGGGACAACCCGGTTGCCTCCTGGATGATGAGCAATGTGGAGCTCAAAGACGACCGGCAGGGAAACATCATGCCCATGAAGCCGAAGCGTGATTCCTACGGCAAGAGGATCGACGGGATCGTGGCTGCCATCATGGCGCTTCACCAGGTGGTGGAAAACGGATCGGACGGATCGGTATACGACAGCCAGGAGGTCCTTGTCCTATGA
- a CDS encoding phosphoadenosine phosphosulfate reductase domain-containing protein: MLIKSERNTSHDLKLWKELEEADGIRAADLKQSKIDQAIIDIQGIAKEVCYVSVSWGKDSVVLAHLCVCAGIDVPFIWIVEKPFFNPDCLPVRDAFLKRFSIRYYEYEIEYTPDNMYSPKPFKEKGDYLFEEFGRRITGIRMQESNTRKIRYFVHGITSKKTAAPLSLWKTWEIFAYLKKHDLPTHPAYAMLGGGRYERDHIRVDAIGGIDQYFYDWENWEREYYHDVLNRLRKV, translated from the coding sequence ATGTTGATTAAAAGCGAAAGGAATACATCGCATGATTTGAAGCTGTGGAAAGAATTAGAGGAAGCGGACGGTATACGGGCAGCTGATTTAAAACAAAGTAAAATAGATCAGGCAATCATTGATATTCAAGGAATTGCTAAAGAAGTCTGTTACGTTTCTGTGTCGTGGGGTAAAGATTCAGTTGTTCTGGCACATCTGTGCGTATGTGCCGGCATAGATGTACCGTTCATCTGGATTGTAGAAAAGCCATTCTTTAATCCTGATTGCCTACCGGTTAGGGATGCATTCTTAAAACGTTTTAGCATTAGATATTACGAATATGAGATTGAATACACGCCAGATAATATGTATAGTCCGAAGCCTTTTAAAGAAAAAGGAGATTATTTATTTGAAGAATTTGGGCGACGCATAACTGGGATAAGGATGCAAGAATCTAACACCAGAAAAATACGGTATTTTGTTCATGGGATTACTTCAAAAAAAACGGCAGCACCGCTTTCATTATGGAAAACATGGGAGATATTCGCATATCTGAAGAAACACGATTTGCCGACACACCCCGCATATGCAATGCTTGGTGGTGGACGTTATGAAAGAGATCATATACGTGTAGATGCTATTGGTGGAATTGATCAATACTTCTATGATTGGGAAAACTGGGAGCGTGAATATTATCATGACGTTTTGAATAGATTAAGAAAAGTTTAA
- a CDS encoding HK97 family phage prohead protease, producing the protein MIKHDVLTFPVELRSRQEGEESRKIVGRPAVYNQLSEDLGGFREKINPGAFTKTLSESNVKALWNHDNNYVLGSRKAGTLSIIEDSDGLSFEASPPDTQWARDFMLSVERGDVDQMSFRFRTIRDKWTKDENNRLVRELVEVQLIEVSPVTFPAYPQTSVDLRSMGLDFDPEELQELTLRSVSGDISEEERQKLEHIGSKIEELTAPATSHPEERKRSEADCNYTEREKMLGMLM; encoded by the coding sequence ATGATAAAGCATGACGTATTGACCTTTCCCGTTGAGCTGAGAAGCCGGCAGGAAGGAGAAGAGAGTCGGAAGATCGTAGGACGTCCTGCGGTCTACAACCAGCTTTCGGAGGACCTCGGGGGCTTTCGGGAGAAGATCAATCCCGGAGCTTTTACCAAGACCTTGAGTGAGAGCAACGTGAAAGCCCTGTGGAACCATGACAACAACTATGTCCTGGGCTCACGGAAGGCCGGGACCCTGTCCATTATCGAGGACTCGGACGGGCTTTCCTTTGAGGCATCTCCTCCCGATACCCAGTGGGCACGGGACTTCATGCTTTCGGTTGAGCGTGGGGATGTGGACCAGATGTCCTTTAGGTTCCGCACCATACGGGACAAGTGGACCAAGGACGAGAACAACCGGCTGGTCCGGGAGCTGGTGGAAGTGCAGCTGATTGAAGTATCACCGGTGACCTTCCCGGCCTATCCGCAGACCTCCGTTGACCTTAGGTCAATGGGACTTGATTTCGATCCGGAGGAGCTACAGGAACTGACCTTGAGGTCGGTATCAGGGGATATCAGCGAAGAGGAGCGACAGAAACTTGAACATATCGGCAGCAAGATCGAAGAGCTAACCGCGCCGGCTACGAGCCACCCGGAAGAGCGCAAGCGGTCTGAGGCTGATTGCAACTATACAGAGCGCGAGAAGATGCTCGGCATGCTCATGTAA
- a CDS encoding DNA methyltransferase: protein MKPYIDFLKDKMCIAPDSGIDAQVGNIEFLDGTKLKPHQRDSINWALRGGRRALFQSFGLGKTIQQLIICKTIVEHEGGKSLIVAPLEVRHEFAKDAERKLGVKLCYVRTMDEVKGADASLLITNYERVRDGDIDPRFFTVTSLDEASVLRGYGTKTYQTFLNLFQGVKYKYVATATPSPNKYKELIHYAGYLEIMDTGQALTRFFKRDSTKANNLKLHPHKEEEFWLWLSTWALFITKPSDLGYDDTGYDLPQLKVIEHELKVDHSTAGTEDDGQVKMFRDATTGLKDASREKRESIYVRVAKMREIIDADPDSHYIIWHDLEAERHAIKKALPESRWIYGSQKEEERAENAIGFSDGKFKYLSTKPEISGSGANFQYHCHKAIFLGIGYKFNDFIQAVHRIYRFLQSEQVEIHIIYTESERSIYETLMHKWEQHRRLVDMMTEIVRKYGLNSFDAVTRLERSIWEKKIIKKGKNWTAVNADNVIAIADRPDDSVDLIHTSIPFSNHYEYTPTYNDFGHNVDNDKFFEQMDYLTPELMRVLKPGRVAAIHVKDRILFGNATGSGMPTVDPFSDLTVSHFMKHGFMYMGRITVVTDVVRENNQTYRLGWTEQCKDGTKMGVGCPEYILLFRKLPTDTSRAYADETVKKTKQEYPRSRWQIDAHQFWRSSGDRLLTSAELEKVSVGDMQKTYREFSRASVYDYHDHINLAEKLQQREKLPSGFMVVAPGSWHPDVWDDVNRMRTLNGEQARKDLEFHICPLQFDIVERIINRYSSKGEVVLDPFGGLMTVPYMAVKMGRYGIGYELNPQSFKDGLSYLKAADIEAATPTLFDLEGITA, encoded by the coding sequence ATGAAACCATACATAGATTTCTTGAAAGATAAAATGTGCATTGCACCGGACTCTGGTATTGATGCACAAGTTGGCAATATCGAGTTTCTCGACGGAACGAAACTCAAGCCACATCAAAGGGATTCCATCAACTGGGCGTTGAGAGGAGGACGCCGGGCCTTGTTTCAAAGCTTTGGACTCGGCAAAACCATTCAGCAGCTTATTATCTGCAAGACGATTGTCGAACACGAAGGAGGTAAATCGCTCATTGTAGCTCCGTTGGAAGTCCGTCACGAGTTTGCCAAGGACGCAGAGCGAAAGCTCGGAGTCAAACTCTGCTATGTGCGAACCATGGATGAGGTAAAAGGCGCAGATGCAAGCCTTTTGATCACAAATTATGAGCGGGTGAGAGATGGTGATATTGATCCGCGCTTTTTCACTGTCACCAGCCTTGACGAGGCATCGGTACTTCGCGGGTATGGCACAAAGACCTATCAGACCTTCTTGAACCTTTTTCAAGGGGTAAAATATAAGTACGTCGCAACCGCCACGCCTTCGCCGAACAAATACAAGGAGTTGATCCACTACGCCGGGTATCTGGAGATCATGGACACGGGCCAGGCACTTACCCGCTTTTTCAAACGAGATAGTACCAAGGCAAACAATCTTAAGCTTCACCCTCATAAAGAGGAAGAATTCTGGCTTTGGCTTTCCACCTGGGCTCTTTTCATCACCAAACCTTCAGACCTTGGCTATGATGATACCGGGTATGACCTGCCTCAACTTAAAGTAATAGAGCATGAACTCAAGGTGGACCACTCAACCGCAGGTACTGAGGATGACGGACAGGTAAAGATGTTCCGCGATGCAACCACCGGCCTAAAAGATGCCAGCAGGGAAAAGAGAGAAAGTATTTATGTCAGAGTAGCGAAAATGCGGGAGATCATCGACGCGGATCCTGATAGTCACTACATCATCTGGCACGACCTGGAAGCAGAGAGACATGCAATCAAGAAGGCTTTGCCGGAGTCCCGCTGGATCTACGGAAGCCAAAAAGAAGAAGAACGGGCGGAGAACGCCATAGGTTTTTCCGATGGAAAGTTTAAGTACCTTTCTACCAAGCCGGAAATCAGCGGCTCAGGAGCAAACTTTCAGTACCATTGCCACAAGGCTATTTTTCTCGGGATCGGATACAAGTTCAACGATTTCATCCAGGCGGTACACCGTATTTACCGCTTTCTCCAAAGCGAGCAGGTGGAGATCCATATCATCTACACCGAAAGCGAGCGGTCAATATATGAAACACTCATGCACAAATGGGAACAGCACCGGCGGCTTGTAGACATGATGACTGAGATCGTCCGGAAATACGGGCTCAACTCTTTCGATGCTGTCACCCGCCTTGAGCGGTCGATCTGGGAAAAGAAGATCATCAAGAAGGGGAAAAACTGGACGGCTGTAAATGCCGACAATGTCATAGCGATCGCAGACCGGCCGGACGACTCAGTCGATCTTATTCATACGTCGATCCCGTTTTCAAATCATTATGAATACACTCCGACCTATAACGACTTTGGCCACAACGTGGACAATGACAAGTTTTTTGAGCAGATGGACTATCTTACTCCGGAGCTTATGCGAGTTCTCAAGCCCGGTCGGGTCGCTGCTATCCATGTGAAAGACAGGATCCTTTTCGGTAATGCTACCGGAAGCGGAATGCCGACAGTTGATCCTTTCAGCGATCTTACCGTATCCCACTTTATGAAGCACGGCTTTATGTACATGGGCCGAATTACTGTTGTCACCGATGTGGTCCGCGAGAATAACCAGACCTACCGTCTCGGATGGACTGAACAATGTAAGGACGGCACGAAGATGGGCGTCGGCTGCCCGGAGTATATCCTATTATTTCGGAAGCTGCCGACCGATACATCCAGGGCCTACGCAGATGAGACCGTCAAAAAAACAAAACAAGAATACCCGCGATCCCGTTGGCAGATCGATGCTCATCAATTCTGGCGGTCATCCGGTGACAGACTTCTTACAAGTGCAGAGCTTGAAAAGGTATCGGTAGGCGATATGCAGAAAACCTATAGAGAGTTCTCCCGTGCTTCTGTCTATGACTATCACGACCATATCAACCTGGCAGAAAAGCTCCAACAGCGTGAGAAACTGCCCTCCGGGTTCATGGTCGTAGCACCTGGGAGCTGGCATCCTGATGTGTGGGACGATGTGAACCGTATGCGAACGCTCAACGGGGAGCAGGCCCGAAAGGACCTTGAGTTTCACATCTGCCCTTTGCAGTTCGACATCGTGGAGCGGATCATAAACAGGTACAGCAGCAAAGGAGAAGTTGTGCTTGATCCCTTCGGCGGGCTCATGACCGTTCCGTACATGGCGGTGAAAATGGGCCGATATGGTATCGGGTACGAGCTAAACCCGCAGAGTTTCAAGGATGGGCTGTCCTATCTTAAGGCGGCTGATATTGAAGCGGCAACGCCTACACTTTTTGATCTTGAAGGGATAACAGCATGA
- a CDS encoding phage terminase small subunit P27 family, which produces MSRGGHNKKPTILKLTHGTFREDRANEKEPEVKALDEAPKAPSHLNNFAKNKWKELAQVLAQTRVLSEADLTMLEALCEAYGQYREAQYAVYHYKDEESGKTKKRSLAQYMSGKNSQTMPEYTAMRQALSMVKTISAEFGLSPATRSRVNAIDTPEAKDPMECLLEGAG; this is translated from the coding sequence ATGAGCCGCGGCGGACACAACAAAAAGCCGACTATTTTAAAGCTAACCCATGGCACCTTTCGGGAGGACCGGGCCAACGAGAAGGAGCCGGAGGTCAAGGCACTTGATGAGGCGCCCAAGGCGCCAAGCCACCTCAACAATTTTGCAAAGAACAAGTGGAAGGAGCTTGCCCAGGTGCTTGCACAGACCCGTGTACTCTCGGAAGCGGACCTCACGATGCTGGAAGCCTTATGCGAGGCATACGGACAGTACCGGGAAGCACAGTACGCGGTCTACCACTACAAAGATGAGGAGTCCGGGAAAACCAAAAAGCGCAGTTTAGCCCAGTACATGAGTGGTAAGAATTCTCAAACCATGCCTGAGTACACGGCCATGCGGCAGGCGTTGTCCATGGTCAAAACCATATCCGCAGAGTTCGGGCTCTCGCCTGCAACCCGCTCCCGCGTAAATGCAATCGACACACCTGAAGCGAAGGACCCCATGGAGTGCCTTCTGGAAGGGGCCGGATGA
- a CDS encoding helix-turn-helix domain-containing protein: MDFWERLKTLIKEQKTTQEWVANKTGVSFGTFRKWMSRKTMPNADQAVEIADVLDTTVEYLVKGKSSDTWQPPRRYADIVKLLEELDDSELEAVKVLAEGYASRKRNKPQKET, encoded by the coding sequence ATGGATTTCTGGGAACGGTTAAAGACCTTAATCAAAGAACAAAAGACAACTCAAGAATGGGTTGCAAATAAAACCGGCGTGAGTTTTGGAACTTTTCGAAAGTGGATGTCAAGAAAAACAATGCCCAATGCGGACCAAGCCGTAGAAATAGCTGATGTTCTTGATACTACCGTAGAATACCTGGTAAAAGGTAAGTCTTCAGATACCTGGCAGCCTCCGAGACGTTACGCCGATATTGTAAAACTGCTCGAAGAGCTTGACGACTCGGAACTTGAGGCCGTAAAAGTCCTGGCCGAGGGGTACGCCTCCAGGAAGCGAAACAAACCCCAGAAAGAAACGTGA
- a CDS encoding single-stranded DNA-binding protein has product MANDITSFTAVGRLTRDAELRYTNSGTPLCKFSIASNYSRKVHDNWQEEVSYFDFTLFGKRAEALAKYLTKGQQVVVSGQLRQDRWEDNGQKRSRVAFFAQDVQLISGKPVGQSNQQGQYGEAPYQGPPQNQRGGYSQQPPQQRQQQNSRQGQQRRQGANSGYQKPTGGYDQWGYPINPGPNNQGPDQEMDFEDDIPF; this is encoded by the coding sequence ATGGCAAACGATATTACCAGTTTCACGGCGGTCGGAAGGCTTACCCGTGATGCAGAGTTGCGATATACGAACAGCGGGACACCGTTGTGTAAGTTCAGCATAGCATCGAATTACAGCAGGAAGGTGCATGACAACTGGCAGGAGGAAGTCAGCTATTTTGATTTCACCCTATTCGGGAAACGCGCTGAGGCACTTGCTAAGTATCTCACCAAAGGTCAGCAGGTGGTGGTTTCAGGACAGCTGAGACAAGACCGGTGGGAAGACAACGGACAGAAACGAAGCAGGGTAGCGTTCTTTGCCCAGGATGTACAGCTGATCAGCGGAAAGCCTGTCGGCCAGAGTAACCAGCAGGGGCAGTATGGAGAAGCCCCCTACCAGGGACCGCCGCAGAACCAGCGGGGCGGCTATTCTCAGCAGCCTCCACAGCAAAGGCAACAGCAGAATTCCCGGCAGGGACAGCAACGTCGACAGGGGGCTAACTCCGGGTATCAGAAGCCGACAGGCGGCTATGATCAGTGGGGCTACCCGATCAACCCCGGACCGAATAATCAGGGCCCGGATCAGGAAATGGACTTCGAGGACGACATACCCTTTTAA
- a CDS encoding phage portal protein — MSLFSDLRGAIGGLKAIAKMRGSLENPEIPLSSPEVVSYFEGEPTSTGVAVNEKSAMGVASVLACVRVLSESVGSLSLETYRRTGNGGKMRATDHPAYRILKVRPNPFMSGINYRELAMKQLVMRGNHYAEIEFDRDGYPVALWPLAPEQTTVVYTERQSIVYVTTIGNQRIGLPSYRVLHISALGDGIKGRGLLDYSKETVGYAAALDRYEGTFFSNGAHPSGFLSHPSKLTPEAKTRLKTAWQMAYGGLSNAHRTAVLEEGIKWEKTSVSPEEAQAIEARKFTRSEIAGILRVPAHFINDLEHATFSNIEHLNISFLVHSLRPWLVRFEQEMNYKLFAGEPEVFVEFNFDSLLRGDKKSRAEALEIERRNGIITPNEWRQMENKNPIESEYGDSFVVQMNNAMITEAGDVVPLSAPSAGSQERGGQKAAREIALEYLRSTVSRIARREARSLSAWMKKSEMQVVGDAEAVRAFYADEGKSFVEQLSALEPSLRRAGLCFDAEGYTERSIRLFDSGGFEDWEARRLEAEIRSLGDEG, encoded by the coding sequence ATGAGCTTGTTCTCTGACCTTCGCGGTGCAATCGGAGGACTAAAGGCAATAGCCAAGATGCGGGGAAGCCTTGAGAATCCGGAAATTCCCTTATCCTCCCCTGAGGTTGTTTCCTACTTTGAGGGGGAGCCGACCAGCACGGGCGTGGCGGTCAACGAGAAGAGCGCCATGGGCGTTGCTTCGGTGCTTGCCTGTGTGCGGGTGCTCTCTGAATCGGTGGGCTCCCTTTCCCTTGAGACCTACCGGAGGACGGGAAACGGTGGGAAGATGCGGGCAACAGATCACCCGGCTTACCGGATACTCAAGGTACGGCCGAATCCCTTTATGAGTGGGATCAACTACCGCGAGCTTGCCATGAAGCAGCTTGTCATGCGGGGAAACCACTATGCGGAAATCGAGTTTGACCGGGACGGGTATCCTGTTGCACTCTGGCCCCTTGCCCCTGAACAGACCACGGTCGTTTACACCGAGCGGCAGTCAATCGTGTATGTGACCACAATTGGAAACCAGCGCATCGGCCTTCCTTCGTACCGGGTCCTGCACATCTCGGCCCTTGGGGACGGCATCAAAGGCCGGGGACTGCTTGACTACTCAAAAGAAACGGTGGGATATGCAGCAGCTCTTGACCGGTATGAAGGGACCTTTTTCTCAAACGGTGCCCATCCTTCGGGCTTCTTGAGTCACCCGTCAAAGCTCACACCGGAAGCAAAGACCAGATTAAAAACTGCATGGCAGATGGCCTATGGAGGGCTTTCGAATGCACACCGCACCGCAGTACTTGAGGAAGGGATCAAGTGGGAGAAGACCTCGGTAAGCCCTGAAGAGGCACAGGCGATCGAGGCGAGAAAGTTCACCCGAAGCGAAATCGCCGGAATCCTGCGAGTTCCCGCCCACTTCATCAACGACCTTGAGCATGCAACCTTCTCGAACATCGAACACCTGAACATTTCCTTTCTGGTCCACTCGCTTCGCCCCTGGCTTGTGCGCTTTGAGCAGGAGATGAACTACAAGCTTTTCGCCGGAGAGCCTGAGGTGTTTGTGGAGTTCAACTTTGACTCCCTGCTTCGTGGAGATAAGAAAAGCAGGGCCGAGGCTTTGGAGATAGAGAGGCGCAACGGCATTATCACACCGAACGAGTGGCGGCAGATGGAGAACAAGAATCCGATCGAATCCGAATACGGCGACTCGTTTGTCGTGCAGATGAACAACGCCATGATCACCGAGGCAGGGGACGTTGTTCCGCTCTCCGCCCCTTCTGCGGGAAGTCAGGAGCGAGGAGGACAGAAAGCGGCCAGGGAGATTGCCCTAGAGTATCTGCGATCCACAGTGAGCCGGATTGCACGGCGTGAGGCGCGAAGCCTTTCGGCCTGGATGAAGAAAAGCGAAATGCAAGTGGTAGGTGATGCGGAAGCGGTACGGGCCTTTTATGCGGATGAGGGAAAAAGCTTCGTCGAACAGCTCTCTGCCTTAGAGCCTTCATTACGGCGTGCAGGGCTTTGCTTTGATGCTGAAGGCTATACGGAGCGCTCCATACGGCTGTTTGACTCAGGAGGCTTTGAGGATTGGGAGGCCCGGAGGCTTGAAGCCGAAATCAGATCATTAGGAGATGAGGGATGA